From the genome of Blautia hydrogenotrophica DSM 10507:
TTACAATCCCTTGGTTCTTTCCCCAATTGTTTTTGCAGATCCGCCAAGACAGATCTGGTGGCAAAGTCAGGATTTTCCGCGCTGATCTCTGGTTTTCTCTCATACTCCGGCTTCTCTTTTGAAACGCCGAATAAGTTTTTTAAAATCCCCATTTTTTCCTCCTGATGTCTCTGATATTTACAGATATTTCTAATACCCCATCGCATTTATCATAACACATCTTTAGAGGGAAAAAAAGCTGCAAACATTACTTTAACTGCGCAGATAAGTCCTCATAGTCTTCAAGGCATTTTTTTCCAATCTACTCACCTGAGCCTGAGAAATTCCAATTTCTCGTGCCACTTCCATTTGCGTCTTGCCTTCATAAAATCTCAAATCAATGATATGTTTCTCCCTTTCTCCCAGACGGTCCATCGCTTCTCTCAAGGAGAGCTCTTCCACCCAGTGCTCCTCTTTGTTCTTCTTGTCACTGATCTGGTCCATCACATACAGAGCATCTCCCCCTTCTGTGTACACCGGTTCAAACAGACTAACTGGATTTTGAATTGCATCCAAGGCGTAGACAATCATTTCTTTTTCAATTCCGATTTCCTTGGAAATCTCTTCAATTGTCGGTTCTTTCAGCTCTTCTTTGACGATCCGCTCCTTGGCATAAATGGCCTTATAGGCAATATCCCTCAAAGATCGGCTGACACGTATGGAATTGTTATCCCTTAAATACCGGCGAATCTCTCCAATAATCATAGGGACTGCATAGGTGGAAAATTTCACATCCAAGGTAGTATCAAAATTGTCAATCGCTTTAATCAGGCCGATACAGCCAATCTGAAAAAGGTCATCCGCATTTTCATTGCTATTGGAAAATCTTTTAATCACGCTCAGGACCAGCCTTAAGTTTCCCTTGATGTACTCCTCTCTTGCCTGCTGATCTCCCTGTTTAATTCTTCGAAATAGTTCCTCTTTCTCTTCATTGCTTAAAATGGGCAGCTTCGCCGTATTCACTCCGCATATCTCTACTTTATTCAATGCCATCGCAAGAATCCTCCTATCTCGTCTTCCTAATAAAATGATTCTCACAATAAAATAGAAATATACGATTCTCAGAAAAATATAAAAAATATAAGCCCTTGACTTTTTACTCTAGCACTCTCTCCAATTCCTCAATGACAATCTTAAGTGCCTGAATTCTCGCATACTTTTTATCCACAGATTCCAGGATATACCATGGCGCATACTGCGTACTGGTCTTTTCCAGCATCTCATTTACTGCATTCTCGTACGCATCCCATTTTTCCCGGTTTCTCCAGTCTTCCTCCGTAATCTTCCACCGTTTCTCTGGAGTATTCTGTCGAGCCTGAAACCGCTCCAGTTGCGTCTCTTTGTCAATCTGCACCCAGAATTTCAGGATCACTGCTCCCCAGTCGAAAAGCTCTCTCTCAAATTCATTGATTTCATTGTAGGCTCTCTGCCAGTCGTTCTCACTGCAAAACCCTTCCAGACGCTCTACCATCACTCTTCCATACCAGGTACGGTCAAAAATCGCGATATGCCCTGTCTTGGGTAATCTAGTCCAAAAGCGCCACAGATAGTGCCGCGCTTTTTCATGGGGTTCCGGGCTGGCAATCGGATGTACCTCAAACCCTCTAGGGTCTAAAGCCTCTGTAATCCTCTTGATATTTCCACCCTTTCCTGCCGCATCCCACCCCTCATAGCAGATCACCACAGGAACCTGCTTGCGGTACAGTCGGTTATGAAGAGCTCTCAGACGATCTTGAAGCGGCTTTAGCTGTCTGCGGTAATCGCTCTCGCTTAATACTTTTTTCCCCAATCCAACCTCGCTTAACTGAGGCATCTTTTTCAAGGAAAAGACATTCTGAGGTATCAAAACGGCACGTTTTCGATTTTCCATCGCGATCTCAATTCCACGACACAGCGCCTCTAATATCTGTAACTGTGCCCACTTTTCGCAAGACGCATCGACAAGATACCATGGAGACACAGGGGAATCCGCATCTCTTAGATAATTGTCAAAGATCTTCAGACACCTCTTATAATGTTTATTCTGCCAGACATCCTCTTCGCTGACACGCCACCTGGTATCCTTTTTTTCACTGAGTTTATCCATTCTCTTTTTTTGTTCTTCACGGCTGATGTGACAGAAAAATTTTATCACCAAATATCCATTATCCACCAGCTGGCGCTCAAACCTTTGGACACTCTCCACTTTCTTGGCATACTCTTTGGAATCCAACTCTTTTCTCGCTCTTCCCATGCAGATTTCATTCATCCATCCCGAATCCAGAAAAGTAAATTTTCCTGCTTCCGGTATCTGCACAAAATAACGGTGTAAAAATGGATACCTGTCCTCCTGATCTCCTATATTTTCCATCGTAGCCACCTTGAAAAAGCGCGGATCTATATTCTTTATAATTTTACCGATCAGGCTTCCTTTTCCTGCAGCACCCCAGCCTTCCATCAGCACCAGTACCGGAAGTCCATGTTCTTTCAGACACATCTGCTGTTTAGAAAGTCTCTCTTTTGCTGTTCTCAACCGAAGTTTTATCTCCTCCCGCTCCGGTTTTTGCGGCACAGCCCAATTCTCCAGCATATTCTTTCACCTCTTTCTCTCACAATCGTACAATCAATACTGGAATTGGCGGATGATTTGGACGATTATAGTACTCTGAGCATATCACCAGATACCTTTGGCTATCCAAAGTTCTCAGATACGCCAGCACACCATCCTTCTCTTCATACCCGCTGTCTCCTCCACTGTAAATGCAAAGACTCATCAACCCACCTTTCTTCAGCAGTCTCAATCCCTGCTCAATCGCCTCTATACTGCTCTCGGCTCTCGTCGCCTTACTGTGATCTCCCCCTGGCAGATAGCCCAGATTGAACACAATGCAGCTTACACTTCCCTCTTTCGCATACTCATCCATGTGAACATGAGATCTGCAGTATAGCTCATAGTTCTCCGGGACACCCGCCCGCCTCAGACGCTCTCTCGTCGCCTGAAGCGCACACTCCTGAATATCGAAAGCTAACACTTTGCCACCTTTCCCCGTCAGCTCACACAGTACCTGCGTGTCTTTTCCATTTCCCATGGTAGCATCAATACAGAGATCTCCCGGTCGAATCTGCTCTCTCCAAAAGTGATGACACCACTCCGTGATTTGATAATTTTTCATCCGTATCTCCTTGAATTCTAATCTCTAAAACCATTTTTTCTTCCAGAAATATAAAATTTCCA
Proteins encoded in this window:
- the sigG gene encoding RNA polymerase sporulation sigma factor SigG gives rise to the protein MALNKVEICGVNTAKLPILSNEEKEELFRRIKQGDQQAREEYIKGNLRLVLSVIKRFSNSNENADDLFQIGCIGLIKAIDNFDTTLDVKFSTYAVPMIIGEIRRYLRDNNSIRVSRSLRDIAYKAIYAKERIVKEELKEPTIEEISKEIGIEKEMIVYALDAIQNPVSLFEPVYTEGGDALYVMDQISDKKNKEEHWVEELSLREAMDRLGEREKHIIDLRFYEGKTQMEVAREIGISQAQVSRLEKNALKTMRTYLRS
- the pap gene encoding polyphosphate:AMP phosphotransferase; the protein is MLENWAVPQKPEREEIKLRLRTAKERLSKQQMCLKEHGLPVLVLMEGWGAAGKGSLIGKIIKNIDPRFFKVATMENIGDQEDRYPFLHRYFVQIPEAGKFTFLDSGWMNEICMGRARKELDSKEYAKKVESVQRFERQLVDNGYLVIKFFCHISREEQKKRMDKLSEKKDTRWRVSEEDVWQNKHYKRCLKIFDNYLRDADSPVSPWYLVDASCEKWAQLQILEALCRGIEIAMENRKRAVLIPQNVFSLKKMPQLSEVGLGKKVLSESDYRRQLKPLQDRLRALHNRLYRKQVPVVICYEGWDAAGKGGNIKRITEALDPRGFEVHPIASPEPHEKARHYLWRFWTRLPKTGHIAIFDRTWYGRVMVERLEGFCSENDWQRAYNEINEFERELFDWGAVILKFWVQIDKETQLERFQARQNTPEKRWKITEEDWRNREKWDAYENAVNEMLEKTSTQYAPWYILESVDKKYARIQALKIVIEELERVLE
- a CDS encoding class I SAM-dependent methyltransferase encodes the protein MKNYQITEWCHHFWREQIRPGDLCIDATMGNGKDTQVLCELTGKGGKVLAFDIQECALQATRERLRRAGVPENYELYCRSHVHMDEYAKEGSVSCIVFNLGYLPGGDHSKATRAESSIEAIEQGLRLLKKGGLMSLCIYSGGDSGYEEKDGVLAYLRTLDSQRYLVICSEYYNRPNHPPIPVLIVRL